CCACAGCATAATATTTAGAGGATATTCAAAAGGAACTTATGTGTCTGGTGCTCTATATGCTTTGAGGTGCATTTGATCTCAGAAGACATAATGTTTATGTATATAATTCTATAATTTCCAGAGAAGgacttgccattttttttttagctttgggGGGATAACTATATGtgtcttgtaatatttttaaattattcatctGATGTGTGGCgtataaaactgtatttttaataaagctTTAGAGCTATAATGCCAACTGTTAAAAACCTACTGGTCTTTTCTGTTGATGCTGTTCTCTGctcatatattttcttttataaactgtaaactctgacaagtttattttacttttaaagtaaACGTGGtgaatagttatatttacttaactTTTTCAAGTCAGATAgtttgcaatattattttaagtcagatcaacttgtcaggttttacagtgtagaATACTGATTACAACATAATAGATGGGAAGCCCTTCATTTGCCTTTATGTTGATCTGATTTTTTAGTATGATTTTATAAAATTTTGTCATGGttgttgatggttttttttcaaaagtttcaaCTGGGAATTTTgccaattaaaagaaaaattgataTAAATTTGGTTTAAGACTAGAGCTATTATGATactctatgaaaaaaaaaaccccaaaaaaacccaaaaaacatgcaatgcaaAATGCCTTTGTGAACCTAGATgcttatttcaaaattattttgggAAGATGACTATTTTACAGGTTTTTGTGTTAACTCAGTTTCTGCGCATTGGATTCAGTATGATCTTAACTCAAAAATCAATTCAGCgtctgtgctttatttatcataGTAGGGGGTGGATGGggggtgacttttttttcattttaaaactttttttttaaatcattaccCTTCCCTGAGctccaaatatttttccttcagCCTCCGTGAATTAATaagagaaaatgcatgaccTACCCTTCATCATAAATACCCATAATTCAAAGTTTGTGGTATTATTAGGAGTTACACTCCTTCTCGCTAGGGGGCGGTGATTGAAAGCAGGGGGCGCGCTGGTGCCTGGGTAATCGAGGAAACTAAAAGAGATTTCTCTCCGTAGCTAACAGTAGCTAGCCGGCTAATCTCCTGCACAACGCagtttgtgattgttttatcGCCCGTTTCAATGTTTGTGTCTTCTTGTCCGTTATAATACAGTCATTTTCTAATACGCCGCCAGTGACAAAAGTGAGGCAGACACCGACGGACAAGTTTAAATCCGCTGGATGTTTGGCCACTGTTGCTTTCTCCCAGGATGCTAGCACATAAGCAAAGCAGCTAGCTAGCCGACCTGCTAAAGTAGCCAAATAGCAGCAGTGTCCGGATGCTTTGAACAGCAACGCAGCGGATTTTGGTGGAGTTCCTAGTCGTCCTTGCATTATGTCAAGCAACCGGCCACAGCAAAGCGCTGGCGGGGCGAGTTCAGTGCCCAGCACAAgtagcagcagcaacagcagcacgGGAGGCACCGGGAACACTAACGGGAGCGGTGGGAGCAGCGCCGTCACAAGTAATGGGAACAATTCTGGAAATGTTGTGCCCTCCCGGACCTTGGCACCAGCCAGCGACGGGGGCTTGTCGGTGCCAACTTTGGCCGCCGTGCCGTCGTCCCGGAACGGGTTGGCTTCCCTGAGCAGACCCTCTGCGTCCTCAGGCAGCAGGAAGAAATCCCTCCATCAAGCACCGCTTTACAACGGCCTCTTAAATTCCTACGAGGATAAAAGCAACGACTTTGTCTGGTTAGTTTGCTCTTCTAAGTCTGGACATTGTTTTCCTCTTCTCATGGTGGTTGCAGTATGTAGTGTTGGTACAGTGTGAAAGCTACATTGGCATGCACTTGACACGacttttctgtcttcttttccaGCCCCATTTGCTTCGAGATGATCGAGGAGGCACACATGACGAAGTGTGGACACAGTTTTTGGTAAGTGTTCAGTTGTAGGGATAGTTGTTTCACAGTAGAggattttaaagggatagttcttttttggtgtttattctgaagtggggttgtatgaggcaTTTCTGTGTAGTCAGTGTATTgcaaacagtagatgtcagtctgcttgcccccagtttggagaagcaggctggtgTCTGAcgcagaagctaagcaatgtactgcatTGGATGGGGTCCGCAACAAATTGTATTtgagccacctaaaaaaaaggtcccacccaaatcaaacaaatcagTCTAAAAGTTttctatatttagagtattttcactgctttgtcTTTAGGTTAAACATTCTCGTTTTCACtaagaaagtctggatacaTCCATGGAGGCAGGGCttcgttcattcctatgagagctggtCATTgacacatgaagcaaaaaaaaacgaGATATCAATAACATAATCtaacataacaaaacaataattttctgGATCATGTCGATGTAATGTACCTTATGTGTGCATCAACGTTTTGATATGCCATCTTGTACATGTCTTAATTTCCTGCCAACTTTTAGAGTGTGAAAATcatgtctaaaaaaacagcatgcaggTTTTGCAAGGATGTAATTGTGGTTACTTTTGTCCAttagaaatgtgtgtgaaccctgaTTTGAACAAATGATGCAACAAATGGATAAATTAAGAACATGCACAAAGTAACAACTTTTGTACTGGCATTTTAGCACTTCCAGCACACTTGTAAGGGTCGACAGtttatcagcctggctgattattagggctgatatttggcattttgccaattatctgtggcgttgttttattttagtgatagctgatcaaattaatttattaaaaagtgcaaag
The genomic region above belongs to Plectropomus leopardus isolate mb unplaced genomic scaffold, YSFRI_Pleo_2.0 unplaced_scaffold17575, whole genome shotgun sequence and contains:
- the LOC121964873 gene encoding E3 ubiquitin-protein ligase COP1-like, coding for MSSNRPQQSAGGASSVPSTSSSSNSSTGGTGNTNGSGGSSAVTSNGNNSGNVVPSRTLAPASDGGLSVPTLAAVPSSRNGLASLSRPSASSGSRKKSLHQAPLYNGLLNSYEDKSNDFVCPICFEMIEEAHMTKCGHSFCFKCIRQSLEDSNRCPKCNYIVDNVDQLYPNFLVNELILKQKQRSEEKRLQLDHPNGSRWQVFQDVLSPDQENLDLANVNLMLELLVQKKKQLEA